From Cecembia calidifontis, one genomic window encodes:
- the hutI gene encoding imidazolonepropionase — protein sequence MQTIKHTLIGPIRQAITMAGLPLKGALKDEQLDIISEAGILIKNDKIHQVGNYWDLYPEAQSIGAEMVNLKGDFVALPGLIDCHTHICFAGSRAQDYAMRNAGKSYLEIAKAGGGIWDTVTQTRKAKQEKLVQLTVQRANRHLKDGITTIEVKSGYGLSVAEELKMFRAIQEANESTYADLIPTCLAAHIPPKDFQGAQRDYLKSISDEVFPVLKAEGLANRIDAFIEDTAFTPEDIHSYFQKAKEMGFDITVHSDQFHTGGSQVAINFGAISADHLEASTDKEIQLLANSDTIAVALPGASMGLGVAYTPARKLLDAGASLAIASDWNPGSAPMGDLLMQAAVLGTFEKLSNAEVLAGITTRAAAALNLHDRGQLNPGMLADIVLFPTADYREITYQQGKLKPSMAFKNGVKV from the coding sequence ATGCAAACCATCAAACATACCCTTATCGGACCCATTCGCCAAGCAATCACCATGGCAGGACTTCCCTTGAAAGGAGCGCTTAAAGATGAACAGCTGGACATCATTTCTGAAGCAGGCATCCTGATCAAAAACGATAAAATTCATCAGGTCGGTAACTATTGGGACCTGTACCCTGAAGCTCAATCCATTGGTGCCGAAATGGTGAATCTCAAAGGAGACTTTGTGGCTTTACCCGGCCTGATCGATTGCCATACGCATATTTGTTTTGCAGGTTCACGGGCCCAAGACTACGCCATGCGCAATGCCGGTAAATCTTATCTGGAAATCGCCAAAGCTGGAGGAGGCATCTGGGATACCGTCACCCAAACCCGGAAAGCCAAACAGGAAAAGCTGGTTCAATTGACTGTTCAGCGAGCCAACAGGCACCTGAAAGACGGTATCACCACCATTGAAGTCAAGAGTGGTTATGGACTCTCTGTAGCCGAAGAACTCAAAATGTTCCGAGCCATTCAAGAAGCCAATGAAAGCACCTATGCAGACCTTATCCCAACCTGCCTCGCTGCCCATATTCCACCCAAAGACTTTCAGGGAGCACAAAGGGACTATTTGAAAAGCATAAGTGATGAAGTTTTTCCTGTTTTAAAGGCGGAAGGCTTAGCCAATCGCATCGATGCCTTTATTGAGGATACGGCTTTCACTCCGGAAGATATACATTCCTACTTCCAAAAGGCCAAAGAAATGGGCTTCGACATCACCGTACATTCGGACCAGTTCCATACTGGTGGTTCGCAGGTAGCCATCAACTTCGGCGCTATCTCAGCAGACCATCTGGAAGCGAGTACAGATAAGGAAATCCAATTATTGGCAAATTCAGACACCATAGCTGTGGCCTTACCAGGAGCATCCATGGGTTTGGGCGTAGCCTACACTCCCGCTCGAAAACTACTAGATGCTGGTGCTTCCCTAGCCATCGCCTCTGACTGGAATCCCGGTTCAGCTCCCATGGGCGATTTGCTCATGCAAGCTGCTGTATTGGGCACTTTCGAGAAACTCAGCAATGCAGAAGTCTTGGCAGGCATCACCACAAGAGCCGCAGCAGCCCTGAACCTTCATGACCGAGGACAATTGAATCCTGGCATGTTGGCCGATATCGTCCTATTCCCCACAGCCGATTATCGGGAGATAACTTATCAGCAGGGGAAACTTAAACCTAGTATGGCTTTTAAAAATGGGGTTAAGGTTTAA
- a CDS encoding IS4 family transposase encodes MSNITLFSQIIKKIERSIFKKLVEEKQTDKGCKGFDSWTHLVSMLFCHFAKSTSVRDISNGLRSATGNLNHLGIAKAPSKSSISYQNKRRDSDLFKELYYGLLKHLGQQASLSRVKLRIKAPVYLLDSTVVSLCLSMFDWATFRTKKGAVKMHTLLDYDGKLPVYVNITEGSMADNKGAYDIPLEKGSVIVADRYYNDFPMLNIWDSKGVFFVIRHKDNLKFSTINERRLPENTAQEVLIDEEIELVNPQSKVKYPGKLRRVAVWDEKNRQTVELITNNFKWSAKTIGDLYRCRWEIEIFFRDIKQLLHIKTFIGTSKNAVMIQIWTALITILLLKVMKATAKFGWHLSNLVAFIRLNIFVKIELQKWLDKPFEDHEKPPQKSQQGVLFPDYR; translated from the coding sequence ATGAGTAATATTACATTGTTTTCTCAGATTATTAAAAAAATCGAGCGTTCAATTTTCAAGAAACTGGTTGAAGAGAAGCAAACGGACAAGGGCTGCAAAGGCTTTGACAGCTGGACGCATTTGGTTTCCATGCTTTTTTGCCATTTTGCCAAAAGTACTTCTGTAAGGGATATTTCAAACGGCCTGCGTTCGGCCACGGGGAACCTCAACCATCTGGGGATTGCCAAGGCACCATCCAAGTCCAGTATCAGTTATCAGAACAAGCGCAGGGACTCTGACCTGTTCAAGGAGCTGTATTACGGGCTTCTGAAGCATTTAGGACAGCAGGCGTCCCTGAGCAGGGTAAAACTACGGATCAAGGCTCCCGTCTATCTGCTCGACTCCACGGTGGTAAGTCTTTGCCTTTCGATGTTTGACTGGGCAACCTTCAGGACCAAAAAGGGTGCTGTAAAGATGCATACGCTTCTGGACTATGACGGGAAACTCCCTGTTTATGTGAATATTACAGAAGGAAGTATGGCAGACAATAAAGGCGCTTATGATATTCCTTTGGAGAAAGGATCCGTTATAGTGGCGGACCGCTATTACAATGACTTTCCGATGCTCAACATTTGGGACAGCAAGGGGGTCTTTTTCGTCATAAGGCACAAGGATAACCTTAAGTTCAGCACAATCAATGAACGTCGACTCCCTGAAAATACTGCACAGGAAGTACTGATAGACGAAGAAATTGAACTGGTAAACCCGCAGTCAAAAGTGAAGTACCCCGGAAAACTCAGAAGAGTGGCTGTATGGGACGAAAAAAACCGACAGACCGTCGAACTGATTACCAATAACTTCAAATGGTCAGCAAAGACAATCGGTGATCTTTACCGGTGCCGATGGGAGATTGAGATCTTCTTCAGGGACATCAAGCAGTTACTCCATATCAAAACCTTTATCGGAACATCGAAAAATGCCGTGATGATCCAGATATGGACCGCGCTGATCACCATTCTGCTCCTAAAAGTGATGAAGGCAACCGCTAAATTCGGATGGCATCTGTCCAATCTGGTTGCATTTATCAGACTGAACATATTCGTTAAAATAGAGCTGCAAAAGTGGCTGGACAAACCCTTTGAAGACCATGAAAAACCTCCTCAAAAAAGCCAACAGGGGGTTCTATTTCCGGATTACAGATAA
- a CDS encoding IS1380 family transposase, with amino-acid sequence MKITNSTEKITPFGGFNFVFNSFKNSGLPELIDNQLGVRALRGGFSYSDIFANHMAIFFNGGDCTEDINVHLRDALEQVPSFSVCSADTILRGIKELAVDTELFINPSSGVSHEFNINGKLNSLLLKSACKTGLLKSGVAYDLDYDNTVIPTEKYDSKKTYKHVYGYQPGVASIAHPEFSQAIPVYVEGRNGNSQAKYLQADTLTRMFGQLTNENIRIGRFRADSASYQEEVLRTLEAHTESFYIRANRCAKLDNILGSIAPEKWQKIRLGVQEMEVTDLSDYKPFGKDRSYRLVITRIRRKDGQADVFSGDAFTYRAILTNEHTSSNEAVVRFYNARGASERLFDVLNNDFGWSKLPCSFLAENTSFMLMTAMYANFYTYIIGEYSRKVDWLKPTDRLKKFIFRFITVSAKWIRTGRREVLKLFTSKDYKPILN; translated from the coding sequence ATGAAAATTACGAATTCGACAGAAAAAATCACACCTTTCGGAGGTTTTAATTTTGTTTTTAACTCTTTCAAAAATTCTGGTCTCCCAGAACTCATTGATAATCAATTGGGGGTTAGAGCCTTAAGGGGAGGGTTTTCATACAGTGACATTTTCGCCAATCATATGGCTATTTTCTTTAATGGTGGCGACTGTACTGAAGATATCAATGTTCACTTGAGAGACGCACTTGAACAGGTCCCTTCATTTTCAGTATGCAGTGCCGATACAATTCTGAGAGGTATCAAAGAGCTTGCTGTTGATACAGAACTCTTTATAAATCCGTCCAGTGGAGTAAGCCATGAATTTAATATCAATGGAAAACTCAACAGCTTGTTGTTAAAATCAGCTTGTAAGACCGGATTACTCAAGTCAGGTGTTGCTTACGACCTCGATTATGACAACACCGTCATTCCAACTGAAAAGTACGATTCAAAAAAGACATATAAACACGTCTATGGATATCAGCCAGGTGTAGCTTCCATAGCACATCCTGAATTTTCACAGGCCATTCCTGTGTACGTAGAGGGCAGAAATGGCAACAGTCAGGCCAAATATTTGCAGGCTGATACACTTACACGCATGTTTGGGCAGCTTACCAATGAAAATATCCGTATCGGAAGGTTCAGAGCCGATTCAGCATCCTATCAGGAAGAAGTTCTCCGCACACTGGAAGCACATACCGAAAGCTTTTATATACGGGCAAACAGATGTGCCAAACTGGATAATATCCTTGGAAGTATAGCCCCTGAGAAGTGGCAGAAAATACGTTTGGGTGTACAGGAAATGGAAGTTACTGACCTATCCGACTACAAACCTTTCGGTAAAGACAGGTCTTACAGGCTGGTCATTACCAGAATCAGGCGTAAAGACGGGCAGGCAGATGTGTTTAGTGGAGATGCATTTACTTACAGGGCTATTCTGACCAATGAACATACATCGTCCAATGAAGCTGTTGTAAGGTTTTATAACGCCCGGGGTGCAAGCGAACGCTTGTTTGATGTACTCAACAATGACTTTGGCTGGTCTAAGTTGCCCTGTTCGTTCCTTGCAGAGAATACCTCCTTTATGCTTATGACGGCTATGTATGCCAATTTTTACACCTATATCATTGGAGAGTATTCCAGAAAAGTTGATTGGCTTAAGCCTACCGACAGGCTCAAGAAGTTTATCTTCAGATTTATCACTGTTTCAGCCAAGTGGATAAGAACGGGAAGAAGAGAAGTGCTCAAACTGTTCACGAGTAAGGATTACAAGCCGATTTTGAACTAA